Proteins from a single region of Corynebacterium casei LMG S-19264:
- a CDS encoding site-specific DNA-methyltransferase, with translation MEKLRMTSPDVTEANINKLAELFPSVITETVDADGNPQRAVDFDLLRQELSDHIVEGPQERYRLDWPGKRAAAFAANAPIAKTLRPVREKSVDFDTTKNLFIEGDNLDALKLLQGSYLGKVKLIYIDPPYNTGRDFIYDDDFAESTASFLRRSGHTDDEGVRMVANSDTNGRYHSDWLSMMYPRLKLARNLLKDDGAIFISIDDHEIDNLRELCDEVFGAQNFVAQIIWQKVFSPKNSAKWFSEDHDYIVCYARDKSQWEPNPLPRTAEMDARYKNPDNDPRGPWASSDLAARNRYDAGLYPIETPSGRIIPGPPRGSYWRFSKDRFQELVNEGRIWWGNGPDSTPRLKRYLSEVSEGRTPQTFWSYSEVGHTQDAKKSLLKYVPFEYTENVLNSVKPVQLIQRILQLATNPDSSDIVLDFFSGSGTTPHAVMVQNSIDGGSRRYIGVQIQEPLDKPESAFDSILGMSLERLKNVATELSGELNSPDLGYRLVKIDSTNMTNVTREPDATDQLALEDLERSVKHDRTSEDVLFQVLLDWGLEFTMPIQKENANGFDIYNVEEGALMLCVRSRENSSPLSSAASEIADRKPLRVVFLDEDFADDAERINVEQIFREKSPTTEVKAL, from the coding sequence ATGGAAAAACTACGTATGACATCGCCAGATGTAACTGAAGCGAACATCAACAAGCTTGCCGAGCTGTTCCCGTCCGTCATCACTGAAACTGTCGACGCTGATGGTAACCCGCAGCGTGCAGTCGATTTTGACTTGCTTCGCCAGGAACTTTCCGACCACATCGTCGAGGGTCCACAGGAGCGGTACAGGCTTGACTGGCCTGGAAAACGCGCGGCAGCTTTTGCCGCCAACGCGCCCATTGCCAAGACTCTTCGCCCGGTACGTGAAAAGTCGGTCGACTTCGACACGACCAAAAACCTCTTTATTGAGGGCGACAACCTCGACGCACTCAAACTTCTGCAGGGGTCCTACCTCGGCAAAGTCAAACTCATCTACATCGATCCGCCGTACAACACTGGCCGCGATTTCATCTATGATGACGACTTCGCCGAATCAACCGCTTCGTTTCTTCGCCGTTCAGGCCATACAGATGACGAAGGCGTGCGGATGGTGGCGAATAGTGATACCAACGGTCGCTATCACTCTGACTGGTTGAGCATGATGTACCCACGTCTTAAGCTCGCACGAAATCTTCTGAAAGATGATGGAGCAATCTTCATCTCCATTGACGACCACGAAATCGACAACCTTCGCGAGTTGTGCGATGAAGTCTTCGGCGCACAGAACTTCGTCGCCCAGATCATTTGGCAAAAAGTCTTCTCACCCAAGAATTCAGCGAAGTGGTTCTCTGAAGACCACGATTACATCGTTTGCTACGCGCGTGACAAGTCGCAGTGGGAACCGAATCCACTTCCAAGAACTGCGGAAATGGATGCAAGATACAAAAACCCTGACAACGACCCGAGGGGGCCGTGGGCATCGTCAGATCTAGCAGCGAGAAACCGTTACGATGCTGGTTTATACCCAATTGAGACACCGAGCGGACGAATCATTCCTGGACCGCCACGGGGAAGCTACTGGAGGTTTTCGAAGGATCGTTTTCAGGAACTCGTTAACGAAGGCAGAATCTGGTGGGGCAACGGACCGGACAGCACCCCAAGACTTAAGCGCTACTTGTCTGAGGTCTCCGAAGGACGCACTCCACAGACTTTCTGGTCCTACTCAGAAGTCGGTCACACTCAGGACGCCAAGAAGTCTCTCCTGAAATACGTGCCGTTTGAGTACACGGAGAATGTGCTTAACTCGGTCAAGCCAGTTCAGTTAATCCAGCGCATACTACAACTAGCCACTAACCCGGATAGCAGCGACATTGTTCTTGACTTCTTTAGCGGCAGTGGAACGACTCCGCACGCCGTCATGGTCCAAAATTCTATTGATGGCGGTAGCCGTCGATATATCGGTGTACAGATTCAAGAACCACTGGACAAGCCTGAGTCAGCGTTTGACTCAATCCTCGGAATGAGCCTTGAGCGCCTTAAGAACGTGGCGACGGAACTCTCTGGGGAGTTGAACTCGCCTGATCTCGGGTACCGCCTCGTGAAGATTGACTCCACTAACATGACCAACGTGACCCGAGAGCCAGACGCGACTGATCAGCTCGCTCTTGAAGACCTTGAGCGCAGCGTCAAGCACGACAGAACTAGTGAGGACGTCTTATTTCAGGTCCTGCTCGACTGGGGCCTAGAATTTACAATGCCCATTCAAAAGGAAAATGCCAATGGTTTTGATATCTACAATGTTGAGGAGGGCGCTCTAATGCTGTGCGTCAGATCACGCGAGAATAGCTCTCCTCTCTCTTCAGCAGCCAGCGAGATTGCCGATCGCAAGCCGCTTCGCGTCGTGTTCCTCGACGAGGACTTCGCGGACGATGCGGAACGCATCAACGTCGAGCAGATCTTCCGAGAGAAGTCGCCAACGACCGAAGTCAAGGCGCTGTAG
- a CDS encoding AlbA family DNA-binding domain-containing protein produces MTNDELTEVLNRLLAGWENEVIEFKEAARQFSVDKTGEYVSALSNEANLRGAGVGWLVFGVSNDHKIVGTAHLIDSQQRQPLKQHIHQSIDQGVTIREAYEVTINEKRVVLLEVPAAPQGIPISWKGDYRARAGESLVPLSLVKLDEIRQQTIGADWTAVVVPEATLAHLDSAAIACARQGFAERYAPRLRASDIAAWDDAMFLSKARLTRDGMITRAALLLLGADTSTHLLSPHPAQLTWKLVGEQQAYEHFRLPFLSCSTRINGVRR; encoded by the coding sequence TTGACGAACGATGAACTCACCGAAGTTCTGAACAGGCTACTTGCTGGTTGGGAGAACGAAGTTATCGAGTTTAAGGAGGCCGCGCGTCAGTTCTCCGTGGACAAGACCGGTGAGTACGTCTCGGCACTGAGCAATGAGGCAAACCTTCGTGGCGCCGGCGTAGGGTGGCTTGTATTCGGCGTTTCGAACGATCACAAGATCGTGGGCACAGCCCATCTCATCGATAGTCAGCAGCGGCAACCACTCAAACAGCACATTCATCAATCGATTGATCAGGGAGTCACGATCCGTGAGGCTTATGAGGTCACCATCAACGAAAAACGGGTGGTGCTGCTGGAGGTGCCTGCCGCACCACAAGGGATTCCGATCTCGTGGAAGGGCGACTACCGCGCCCGCGCTGGAGAGAGCCTCGTACCACTCTCGCTCGTTAAGCTGGACGAGATCAGACAGCAGACCATCGGCGCCGATTGGACCGCCGTCGTAGTTCCTGAAGCAACTCTCGCCCATCTCGATTCCGCCGCGATCGCTTGCGCGCGTCAAGGCTTTGCGGAGCGCTACGCGCCGCGTCTCCGCGCCTCCGATATTGCAGCATGGGATGATGCGATGTTTCTTTCTAAAGCGAGGTTAACTCGTGACGGCATGATTACAAGGGCTGCACTTCTACTTCTCGGTGCCGACACTTCCACGCACCTTCTGTCGCCACATCCAGCTCAGTTGACCTGGAAGCTAGTAGGGGAGCAGCAAGCTTATGAGCACTTCCGGCTACCGTTCCTCAGTTGCTCGACGAGAATCAACGGCGTTCGAAGGTGA
- a CDS encoding site-specific DNA-methyltransferase, whose product MTEKLRMASPDLAEANIDKLAELFPTVITEVHDEDGNLQRAVDFDSLRQELSGCIVEGPQERYRLDWPGKRAAAFAANAPIAKTLRPVREESVDFDATENIFIEGDNLDALKLLQESYLGKVKLIYIDPPYNTGNDFVYNDTFANSSADELRRSGQTDNEGVPLVANTDSNGRFHTSWLNMMYPRLRLARNFLTDDGVLVVSIDENEHANLIELGKTVFGDASYVGEIVLKNSNKNDQSFISIQHEYIVFFVKNKQANSGEWVEKKEGLEKIYATFNRFRKEHGDDWAAINRAAKTWYKTFPPNDPVFASKHYDNMDARGIYFGSDISGPNDGQYVYDVLHPITGKPCKRPSRGWVFPEASMKEQILNNRVHFGLDHTTVPKIKTYLKDTEYQSLTSIRFVDGRAASKRLAKLFGEKVFTNPKDEFLLRDIFRAVGVGGEDIVLDMFAGSGSAMHAVLERNRSEASSSCRYIGIQIAEDLHESLKTAKGAARKITSNAIDLLTELGRPATVAEITKQRMRIVNKQLDGDLLVDSGFRVLKVDTSNLVDVWTAPDNIAQDILTESITSLKKDRTAKDLLFQVLLDWGLELSSSIIRETVDNREVYAVDDDALIACFAESVSPEVVRAIAERSPLRAVFRDDAFETDATRINTEQIFREVSPSTEVRTI is encoded by the coding sequence ATGACTGAGAAGCTGCGTATGGCATCGCCTGACCTGGCAGAGGCGAACATCGACAAGCTGGCTGAGCTATTCCCAACCGTCATCACCGAAGTTCACGATGAGGATGGCAACCTACAGCGTGCAGTCGATTTCGACTCGCTACGCCAAGAACTCTCAGGGTGCATCGTGGAAGGGCCACAAGAGCGATACCGATTGGATTGGCCTGGTAAACGTGCGGCGGCCTTTGCCGCTAATGCGCCGATCGCAAAGACTCTCCGCCCGGTCCGTGAAGAGTCGGTGGACTTTGATGCCACAGAGAACATCTTTATCGAAGGCGATAACCTAGACGCCCTCAAGCTACTCCAAGAATCCTACTTGGGCAAGGTCAAGCTCATCTATATCGATCCGCCATATAACACCGGAAACGACTTTGTTTACAACGATACCTTCGCAAATTCGAGCGCCGATGAGTTGCGCAGATCTGGCCAAACAGACAACGAGGGCGTCCCTCTCGTTGCAAACACTGATTCCAATGGCAGGTTTCATACTTCATGGTTGAACATGATGTATCCACGCCTTCGACTAGCACGAAACTTCTTGACCGATGACGGCGTCCTCGTTGTCTCCATTGATGAGAACGAACACGCAAATCTTATTGAATTGGGTAAAACTGTCTTTGGCGACGCATCCTATGTGGGGGAGATCGTCCTTAAAAACAGCAACAAGAATGACCAATCATTCATCTCTATCCAGCACGAATACATCGTGTTTTTCGTCAAGAACAAACAGGCAAACTCTGGCGAATGGGTCGAGAAGAAGGAGGGCCTGGAGAAGATCTATGCCACCTTCAACCGGTTCAGAAAGGAACACGGTGACGACTGGGCGGCAATCAACAGGGCGGCCAAGACATGGTACAAGACATTCCCTCCAAATGATCCTGTGTTCGCGAGTAAGCATTACGACAACATGGATGCTCGTGGCATCTATTTTGGGAGCGATATTTCCGGTCCGAACGACGGCCAATATGTCTATGACGTGTTGCACCCAATTACGGGTAAACCATGTAAGCGTCCATCGCGTGGTTGGGTGTTCCCTGAAGCTTCTATGAAGGAGCAGATCCTCAATAATAGGGTCCATTTCGGGTTGGATCACACTACGGTACCCAAGATCAAGACCTATTTGAAGGACACGGAGTATCAGAGTCTCACAAGCATCCGGTTCGTTGATGGGCGTGCGGCATCGAAGAGGCTTGCGAAGCTGTTTGGCGAAAAGGTGTTTACGAACCCAAAGGACGAGTTTCTGCTGCGTGACATTTTTAGGGCCGTGGGCGTAGGGGGTGAAGACATCGTCCTCGATATGTTTGCGGGTTCTGGATCTGCAATGCATGCAGTCCTTGAACGAAACCGAAGCGAAGCGTCTTCCTCGTGTCGATACATTGGTATCCAGATTGCGGAGGACTTGCACGAGTCGCTCAAAACGGCAAAGGGCGCAGCGCGAAAGATTACTTCCAATGCTATTGATCTCCTCACCGAGCTTGGTCGTCCTGCTACTGTCGCAGAGATCACGAAGCAACGGATGAGGATCGTAAACAAACAGCTCGACGGTGATCTGCTGGTTGACAGTGGCTTTCGTGTCCTAAAAGTTGATACTTCGAACCTAGTAGACGTGTGGACAGCTCCTGACAACATCGCACAAGACATACTCACGGAGTCGATCACAAGCCTGAAAAAAGACCGAACGGCGAAAGACCTTTTGTTCCAAGTCCTCCTAGACTGGGGGCTAGAGCTGTCGTCATCGATCATTCGGGAGACCGTAGACAATCGTGAGGTGTATGCCGTTGACGATGACGCTTTGATTGCATGCTTCGCGGAGTCTGTATCTCCGGAAGTTGTCCGAGCTATCGCCGAACGTAGCCCGCTGCGTGCCGTCTTCCGTGATGACGCATTCGAGACCGACGCGACTCGCATCAATACAGAGCAGATTTTCCGTGAAGTGTCTCCGTCCACCGAAGTACGAACGATCTGA
- a CDS encoding type III restriction-modification system endonuclease, with amino-acid sequence MKLQFKVQRYQTDAVEAVVEAFAGQPKHDGISYRIDPGRINPVMAPSLFEEEERPDAGLRNAEIALSGSQILGNVRAVQRSKNLPLSGKLVDSKAAPGAPNLDIEMETGTGKTYVYIKTIMELYKRYGWSKYIVVVPSVAIREGVKKTFDVTAEHFQQLYGTKPRSFIYNSSQLHELERFSSDSGVQVMIINIQAFNATGKDNRRIYDELDDFQSRRPIDVISANRPIVIIDEPQKIGAPKSLAALARFNALMMLRYSATHKVEHTKVHRLDALDAYNQKLVKQIAVRGITVKGLAGSTAYLYLEAVEIAKGALPCARVEIEVQTKTAIKRQVKRVEKGTNLYDLSNRLEAYRPDGKSLVVVDIDANRDVIELSNGDIVFAGQLADRDVTEDTKRRIQIREVIRAHLDKERELFSQSIKVLSLFFIDEVAKYRDYSREDTLGEYARMFEEEYTLIRDEVLGELPIDESTAAYQTYLRRDEIREVHQGYFSIDKKSKQQVDGKISGRGDDKGQSRDADAYELILKDKERLLSFNEPVRFIFSHSALREGWDNPNVFVMGMLKKSDNTVSRRQEIGRGLRLAVDQRGERMDEATIGARVHDINELTVVTDESYTDFVDGLQKELSESLAARPHKASVDFFKGKTIQTTAGESIVEEHLARSLYNYLARNDYIDDDGYVTSTYKEAKTEGKLAVPSSEVLLPVVDFIWPLVDSLYIDVPKPTDDRKPKKITLNEANFARKEFQSLWGRINHKAIYQVDFDSDELIRKAVDHLDKHLNVASMQYVIRAGKQRSELEADHLSKGSGFAVSTTETVTETVTSGSQVKYDLLGEIAGKTKLTRRTVAAILKGIRPDTFGKFRLNPEQFITEASRLVNEQKATVIVEHLAYDALDETFDSAIFTANQTKQDLTHAGGKLTKHIYDYAVTDSKIERAFINELDTSTEVAVYAKLPRGFFIPTPVGDYNPDWAIAFKEGSVKHVYFVAETKGSLSTLQLKGVEEAKIECARKFFASLNKKSSDDVTYDVITDYTELMQLVGA; translated from the coding sequence ATGAAGCTCCAGTTCAAAGTACAGCGATACCAGACCGATGCTGTCGAAGCCGTTGTTGAGGCCTTCGCAGGCCAGCCTAAACACGACGGCATTTCCTACCGGATTGATCCAGGGCGCATAAACCCCGTGATGGCACCTTCCTTGTTTGAGGAGGAAGAGCGTCCGGACGCCGGTCTCCGCAACGCAGAGATTGCCTTGTCGGGTTCCCAAATATTGGGCAACGTACGGGCTGTGCAGCGGTCTAAGAACCTGCCGCTGTCGGGAAAGCTTGTTGATAGTAAGGCAGCTCCTGGAGCTCCAAACCTTGACATCGAGATGGAGACTGGTACTGGCAAGACATATGTCTACATTAAAACGATAATGGAGTTGTACAAGCGGTATGGCTGGTCAAAGTACATCGTTGTTGTACCTTCTGTTGCGATTCGTGAGGGTGTGAAGAAGACGTTCGACGTTACTGCTGAACACTTCCAGCAGCTCTACGGCACCAAGCCGCGCTCGTTCATCTATAATTCCTCCCAGCTACACGAGCTGGAGCGCTTTAGTTCTGACTCCGGAGTGCAGGTGATGATAATCAACATTCAGGCATTCAATGCGACGGGCAAAGACAACCGCCGTATCTACGACGAACTCGACGACTTTCAGTCCCGTCGGCCCATCGACGTGATTAGTGCCAACCGGCCGATTGTTATCATCGACGAACCACAGAAGATCGGCGCGCCTAAGTCCTTGGCGGCTTTGGCGCGATTCAACGCGCTGATGATGCTGCGGTACTCCGCAACTCACAAGGTCGAGCACACTAAGGTACATCGTCTTGACGCGCTGGATGCGTACAACCAAAAGCTGGTCAAACAGATTGCCGTCCGGGGCATCACTGTCAAAGGATTGGCGGGGTCCACGGCATACCTCTACCTGGAGGCAGTTGAGATTGCGAAAGGTGCGCTACCATGTGCACGGGTCGAGATCGAGGTCCAGACCAAAACGGCGATCAAACGTCAGGTCAAGCGGGTGGAAAAGGGGACGAATCTCTACGATCTGTCTAACAGGCTAGAAGCCTACCGCCCCGATGGCAAATCTTTGGTTGTGGTCGACATCGATGCGAACCGTGACGTGATTGAGCTGAGCAACGGTGACATCGTGTTTGCCGGCCAGCTTGCAGACCGTGACGTCACGGAGGACACCAAGCGCCGCATTCAGATCCGAGAGGTCATTCGTGCTCATCTGGACAAGGAGCGTGAACTGTTTAGTCAGAGCATTAAGGTGCTTTCCTTGTTCTTCATCGACGAGGTAGCGAAGTACCGCGACTACTCTCGAGAAGACACGCTAGGCGAGTATGCACGAATGTTCGAGGAAGAGTACACGTTAATTCGCGATGAGGTCCTTGGAGAGTTGCCTATTGACGAGTCGACCGCTGCATACCAGACTTACCTGCGTCGTGACGAGATTAGGGAAGTTCATCAGGGTTACTTTTCCATCGACAAGAAGTCCAAACAGCAGGTCGATGGCAAGATTTCTGGGCGTGGGGATGACAAAGGTCAATCCAGGGACGCTGATGCTTACGAGCTGATTCTCAAGGACAAAGAACGACTGCTCTCCTTCAATGAGCCTGTGCGGTTCATCTTCTCCCATTCAGCGCTGCGTGAGGGGTGGGACAACCCGAATGTGTTTGTCATGGGGATGCTAAAGAAGAGTGACAACACTGTGTCTCGGCGACAAGAGATCGGCCGCGGTCTACGCTTAGCTGTTGACCAGCGTGGTGAGCGTATGGATGAGGCAACAATCGGTGCTCGGGTCCATGACATCAACGAACTTACTGTCGTGACCGACGAGTCCTACACTGATTTCGTCGATGGACTCCAGAAGGAACTGTCGGAGTCCCTGGCTGCTCGCCCGCACAAGGCAAGCGTCGATTTTTTCAAGGGCAAGACGATCCAGACGACCGCAGGCGAGTCTATCGTGGAGGAACATTTGGCTCGATCCCTTTATAATTACTTGGCGCGCAATGATTACATCGACGATGACGGCTACGTCACATCAACATACAAGGAAGCTAAAACAGAAGGGAAACTCGCAGTTCCTTCTTCTGAGGTGTTGTTACCGGTGGTGGACTTCATCTGGCCGCTGGTCGACTCGTTGTACATCGATGTGCCCAAGCCGACAGACGACCGTAAGCCCAAGAAGATTACGCTCAACGAGGCTAATTTTGCGCGCAAGGAGTTCCAGAGTCTATGGGGTCGGATCAATCATAAGGCGATTTACCAAGTCGATTTCGACTCTGACGAATTGATCCGCAAAGCTGTTGACCACCTGGATAAGCACCTCAACGTTGCGTCCATGCAGTATGTCATCCGGGCTGGCAAGCAACGCAGTGAGCTCGAGGCTGATCACCTATCGAAGGGGTCGGGGTTTGCAGTGTCTACCACTGAAACCGTAACCGAGACAGTGACATCTGGCTCGCAGGTGAAGTACGATCTATTGGGTGAAATTGCCGGAAAAACGAAGCTGACCCGCCGTACGGTCGCTGCTATTCTCAAGGGCATTCGGCCGGATACATTCGGGAAGTTTAGATTGAATCCTGAGCAGTTCATCACTGAAGCTTCGCGGCTGGTCAATGAGCAAAAGGCGACGGTCATCGTGGAACACCTCGCTTACGACGCTCTGGACGAGACCTTCGACTCTGCGATCTTTACTGCGAACCAGACGAAGCAAGATCTTACCCATGCTGGTGGCAAGCTCACGAAGCACATCTACGACTACGCCGTGACTGATTCCAAAATCGAGCGTGCATTCATCAACGAGCTAGACACCAGTACGGAGGTTGCCGTGTATGCGAAGCTGCCACGCGGGTTCTTCATCCCGACGCCAGTTGGTGACTATAACCCAGATTGGGCGATTGCTTTCAAGGAGGGCAGCGTTAAACATGTGTACTTCGTTGCAGAAACCAAGGGATCCCTTTCAACTCTCCAATTGAAAGGAGTCGAGGAAGCAAAGATCGAATGTGCCCGCAAATTCTTCGCTTCGCTCAACAAGAAGAGCAGTGATGATGTCACGTACGACGTCATCACCGACTACACCGAACTTATGCAACTCGTGGGAGCATGA
- a CDS encoding DUF4391 domain-containing protein: MTDLLYQWPSAAYFGRRVPKEKFYERANVNTALREKFVAEIDHVIWAYDLAQTSINLEGTDEVPDIAVFQVKAKGSDVSEKVLSAVDRSMPRPLIFEINRAVAGKRETRMVAAHKQIGAGAPKISQYFSTSWQHADTERQPLPTAITLPALYTALLEPLTEIEVQTGESMAVVADRLKTVGKLEREIKALERKLNNEKQFNRKVELRRTLKTKQAQLEQQR; this comes from the coding sequence GTGACTGATCTGTTGTATCAGTGGCCAAGTGCAGCGTACTTTGGGCGACGGGTTCCGAAGGAGAAATTCTACGAACGTGCCAATGTCAATACGGCTCTGCGGGAAAAATTCGTCGCAGAGATCGATCACGTGATCTGGGCATATGACCTGGCACAGACGTCGATTAACTTAGAGGGCACTGATGAGGTTCCCGACATTGCGGTATTCCAAGTGAAAGCTAAGGGCTCGGACGTTTCCGAAAAGGTGCTCAGCGCCGTTGATAGGTCAATGCCGCGTCCGCTCATCTTCGAGATCAACCGCGCTGTCGCAGGTAAGCGTGAGACACGGATGGTCGCAGCCCACAAACAAATCGGTGCAGGTGCCCCAAAGATCAGTCAGTACTTCAGTACCAGTTGGCAGCATGCTGATACCGAGCGTCAACCGTTACCAACGGCGATTACCTTGCCGGCCCTCTATACTGCTCTGCTTGAACCGCTCACTGAGATCGAAGTTCAAACCGGCGAAAGTATGGCAGTGGTTGCTGACAGGCTAAAGACTGTCGGCAAGCTCGAACGCGAAATCAAGGCACTGGAGCGCAAACTCAACAACGAGAAACAGTTTAACCGTAAAGTTGAACTGCGCCGCACTCTCAAAACAAAACAAGCACAGTTGGAACAGCAAAGGTAA